GTGTATCGTTGCTGTTTGACCCGCTAGCGAGAACAATTGAAGCCTATGACAAGCTCTCCGCTAAATACAGCGAGCAATGGTTTGAATCTGATGTAATGCTGCCTTTTCTCGAAGCATTTTCGAGCCACCTAAAAGAGTTTCCTTTGGTATTGGACGCTGGTTGTGGCTCCGGCCGAGAAGTAAAGTATCTGACCAGCAGGGGGATCGACTGCGTCGGCGTGGACCTAAGCCTTCAAACGATTAAGCGCGCGCGAATGAACGTACCGTCGGGTAACTTTCGCGTAATGGATCTAAGACGGCTTGAATATCCCGACAGCCTTTTTGACGGTGTTTTGTGCGTGGCAGTTGTCCACCACCTTTATGACAGGGACTTTCGAAAAGCTCTTCTGCAGATCGGGCGAGTAACCCGGGCAGGTGGCATAGTCGGTGTAACAATAAGAATTGGGGAGGGTTTTCGAAAGGACGGCTTCGGTCGCTTCATGACCTTTCGAAATGAACGAGACGTAGAGGATGCTTTGCGGTCGCACGGCTTCACAGTACTTGAGTCCAGCTTGTCGAAGGAAGGTGAAGGCCGCGAGTGGCTCCAGCTAATACTTAGAAATGATAAGCCTGAAGATGATCCGCCGATCGAGCTCTGCGGATTCTGCCCTGGTGATCTATTCCTAAAAGAGAATAGGCTGGTTGGTGCCCCGGTTGCTGCTGGCGTGCTTTGGGGAGATGACAAGTTCTATGTCACCCTGGATGTCTCGCCCCTAGTGGAGGGGCACCTGCTGCTTTGCACTAGAGAACACACACTAGCGACACTGGGCACTCAACAAAATCTGAATAGATTGGCGGATCACAAAGCACAGATCGATGATGTGCTTAAGCGCGCTTTCAATCGCCGTCCGATTTTCATGGAGCATGGCACACAGCCATCCGAAAGCACGCGTGATCCCTGCATTGAGCATGCGCACATTCATGCGCTGCCCTTACAAAATGAGCTAAGGACTCGGATCGAGAAGAGGATCGGCAAGCTTACTCCATACCGAAATATCGAAAATGCGGATCGCGCTGCTCGCATGGGAGAATATATTTCGTACGAAAGTAAGCGCGGCGTGATATTTGTCCGGCAAGAAGGGGTGGCTGACTTACCCTCCCAATTCTTCCGCCTTGTTGTTGCTGATGAGTTGGATGTCGAGAACTATCATTGGATAGCAACGAAGGATTCCAGTGACAGCAAGGCACGCTTCAAACGTACCTTGGACTTGGTTATTGGAGTTTTGGACCACGAGATCTCATCAAGAGAGATTGTATCAGACATCCCTCAATCTCTAAGGCAAATGCTCGCATCTCTTGATGACGAAAAATCTGGTGAGCCCA
The Erythrobacter sp. THAF29 DNA segment above includes these coding regions:
- a CDS encoding methyltransferase domain-containing protein, producing the protein MLFDPLARTIEAYDKLSAKYSEQWFESDVMLPFLEAFSSHLKEFPLVLDAGCGSGREVKYLTSRGIDCVGVDLSLQTIKRARMNVPSGNFRVMDLRRLEYPDSLFDGVLCVAVVHHLYDRDFRKALLQIGRVTRAGGIVGVTIRIGEGFRKDGFGRFMTFRNERDVEDALRSHGFTVLESSLSKEGEGREWLQLILRNDKPEDDPPIELCGFCPGDLFLKENRLVGAPVAAGVLWGDDKFYVTLDVSPLVEGHLLLCTREHTLATLGTQQNLNRLADHKAQIDDVLKRAFNRRPIFMEHGTQPSESTRDPCIEHAHIHALPLQNELRTRIEKRIGKLTPYRNIENADRAARMGEYISYESKRGVIFVRQEGVADLPSQFFRLVVADELDVENYHWIATKDSSDSKARFKRTLDLVIGVLDHEISSREIVSDIPQSLRQMLASLDDEKSGEPRPSKTAARMLERLEKDNSEKSSGTLTLSDLGERRIIEEVLTPFFDGNRRGQRYLGDDAAVFPWHSHNLLVTTDHCPKPLFFRLGIESYFAYGWLSAIISLSDIGAMGGRPRALLLNSEMPNDMPVKDFVSFVDGLAFASNLYDVRVIGGNIREAKEFSAATTVIGEPACEGPVLRDAAEIGHAVFAVGEMGLFWAAILERANNLLLPLENHHELNAGLLFPEPKLRAAHQLSEAGILGAAMDASDGPTQAIKTLAQANSCDIVLDLQDVEVNRSVELVAGHLDIDPLVLMFSWGNFELIFTAPEDAIYEMDPRTLSDFSITRIGYVKKGSGKAKLKKGRKTVELPQLAPDRFDLSSGVSGIAEYEAILRSTRFRD